The Candidatus Neomarinimicrobiota bacterium sequence CAATATGACGGTACTGGCTACCGCGGTTGGCAACTTCAAAAAGAAGACAGAACAGTTCAAGGTGAAATAGAATCTGCACTCACAACCTTGAATAAGGGAGAAAGCATTCGCATTTACGGTGCAGGGCGTACGGATACTGGTGTCCATGCTACGGGACAAATCGCCCATTTTGATTTTAAAACGGATATGGACTCATGCAGTCTGAAAGATGCCATGAATGGCAATCTTCCAAGAGATTCGAGGGTAATGGAATGTCTTGTAGTTCCGCCGGAATTTCATGCAAGGTTTTCTGCCAAACAACGTCACTATTATTACCGAACAAGGACCGACGATTTTCTCCTCGATCGAAATTATACTTGGCATACCGGCCCATTGGATCAGAACATATTAAATGAAGCAGCCCAATATATAGTGGGAAACCATGATTTTACCTCATTCAGCAGAAATAATGAAGATTTGGAACACCGCCGTGCCATCGTCTATGATTCAGTATGGAAAGGGGACGGCGCCGTGGTAAATTATCACGTAACCGCGAACCGATTTCTACACCATATGGTCCGCTATTTGGTGGGAACAATGGTTGAAATATCACGTGGAAAATTTGAATTAGAACGGTTTAAAAATTTGATTGATCATCCTAAAGACAATGTAAAAATATTTAAAGCACCGCCTAAAGGGTTGGTCCTCACAAAAGTGGATTATGATGACTAAA is a genomic window containing:
- the truA gene encoding tRNA pseudouridine(38-40) synthase TruA — its product is MPRFKIKIQYDGTGYRGWQLQKEDRTVQGEIESALTTLNKGESIRIYGAGRTDTGVHATGQIAHFDFKTDMDSCSLKDAMNGNLPRDSRVMECLVVPPEFHARFSAKQRHYYYRTRTDDFLLDRNYTWHTGPLDQNILNEAAQYIVGNHDFTSFSRNNEDLEHRRAIVYDSVWKGDGAVVNYHVTANRFLHHMVRYLVGTMVEISRGKFELERFKNLIDHPKDNVKIFKAPPKGLVLTKVDYDD